One genomic window of Microbacterium testaceum StLB037 includes the following:
- the gatA gene encoding Asp-tRNA(Asn)/Glu-tRNA(Gln) amidotransferase subunit GatA, with the protein MSDLTRLTAAELAAKLSSSEVSSVEATRAHLDRIAAVDGDVHAFLHVSDHALEVAADIDRRRAAGEQLHELAGVPLAVKDVLVTTDMPSTSGSKILEGYMSPYDATVVARSRAAGLVPLGKTNMDEFAMGSSTEFSAYGPTRNPWDLDRIPGGSGGGSAAAVAAFEAPLALGSDTGGSIRQPAHVTGTVGVKPTYGGVSRYGAIALASSLDQVGPVTRTVLDAGLLHDVIGGHDANDSTSLSDAWPSFAAAAREGATGQILTGLKVGVIRELDDRGFQKGVSDSFRASLAAMEAQGAEIVEISAPHFEYGVAAYYLILPAEASSNLAKFDSVRFGLRVNPQGAATVENVMAATRDAGFGPEVKRRIILGTYALSAGYYDAYYGSAQKVRTLIQQDFDAAFAQVDVIATPSAPTTAFRLGEKIDDPLQMYLNDVTTIPANLAGVPGISIPSGLAEEDGLPVGIQFLAPARQDARLYRVGAALEALLVDQWGGPLLDKAPSLTNGASL; encoded by the coding sequence GTGAGCGACCTCACGCGTCTGACCGCGGCCGAGTTGGCCGCCAAGCTCTCGTCGTCGGAGGTGTCGAGCGTCGAGGCGACGCGTGCCCACCTCGACCGCATCGCCGCCGTCGACGGCGACGTCCACGCCTTCCTGCACGTGAGCGACCACGCCCTCGAGGTCGCGGCCGACATCGACCGCCGTCGCGCGGCGGGCGAGCAGCTGCACGAACTCGCGGGCGTTCCGCTCGCGGTCAAGGACGTGCTCGTCACGACCGACATGCCCTCGACCAGCGGATCGAAGATCCTCGAGGGCTACATGTCGCCCTACGATGCCACGGTCGTCGCGCGCTCGCGCGCTGCGGGGCTCGTGCCCCTCGGTAAGACCAACATGGACGAGTTCGCGATGGGCTCCTCGACCGAGTTCTCGGCGTACGGCCCGACCCGCAACCCCTGGGATCTCGACCGCATCCCCGGCGGCTCGGGCGGTGGCTCCGCTGCGGCCGTCGCCGCTTTCGAGGCCCCGCTTGCCCTCGGCTCCGACACCGGCGGCTCGATCCGCCAGCCGGCGCACGTCACGGGCACGGTCGGGGTGAAGCCGACCTACGGGGGAGTGAGCCGTTACGGCGCGATCGCCCTGGCATCCAGTCTTGACCAGGTCGGCCCGGTCACCCGCACCGTCCTCGACGCGGGTCTGCTGCACGACGTGATCGGCGGACACGACGCGAACGACTCCACCTCGCTGTCCGACGCGTGGCCGTCGTTCGCCGCCGCCGCCCGCGAGGGTGCGACCGGCCAGATCCTCACGGGCCTGAAGGTCGGCGTCATCCGCGAGCTCGACGACCGCGGGTTCCAGAAGGGCGTGTCGGACTCGTTCCGCGCGTCGCTGGCGGCCATGGAGGCTCAGGGTGCCGAGATCGTCGAGATCAGCGCCCCGCACTTCGAGTACGGTGTCGCCGCGTACTACCTGATCCTGCCCGCGGAAGCCTCGAGCAACCTCGCGAAGTTCGACTCGGTGCGCTTCGGTCTGCGCGTGAACCCGCAGGGTGCCGCGACCGTCGAGAACGTCATGGCCGCCACGCGTGACGCGGGCTTCGGTCCCGAGGTCAAGCGCCGCATCATCCTCGGCACCTATGCGCTGTCGGCGGGCTACTACGACGCCTACTACGGCAGCGCGCAGAAGGTCCGCACGCTCATCCAGCAGGACTTCGACGCCGCGTTCGCGCAGGTCGACGTCATCGCGACGCCGTCCGCGCCGACCACGGCCTTCCGCCTCGGAGAGAAGATCGACGACCCGCTGCAGATGTACCTCAACGACGTCACCACGATCCCCGCGAACCTCGCGGGCGTGCCCGGTATCTCGATCCCGAGCGGCCTCGCCGAGGAGGACGGTCTTCCCGTCGGCATCCAGTTCCTCGCTCCCGCCCGACAGGACGCGCGTCTCTACCGCGTCGGCGCGGCTCTCGAAGCGTTGCTCGTCGATCAGTGGGGCGGTCCGCTGCTCGACAAGGCCCCCTCTCTCACGAACGGAGCGTCGCTCTGA
- the glgX gene encoding glycogen debranching protein GlgX, with protein sequence MVRPETVLPPHPGLLDSTFDDLGVTFGPHGGTLRVWSGHADAMQLLVFDDVDLDWATETLPMAPVGDGVFEATTPLLRPGARYAIRVGGPHGPGNTFNPQSLLIEPYSRGLVSGNYGDWRSVVVDGGFDWGSSVKPRVPMDRTVIYEGHVKGLTKRHPLVPPALHGTYAGLAHPAMIDHFHSLGITSVQLLPVHAFATEPRLLQLGLSNYWGYNSLNFFTPHGDYATAGSRAAGPEAVLREFKGMVKLLHEAGLEVILDVVYNHTAEESIGGPRTSLRGIDNRSYYRQTAEGVYIDETGCGNAVNTSTDAAARLVLDSLRYWANDVQIDGFRFDLAVTLGRDENHSFTPDHPLLQAIRDDEQLAGTKLIAEPWDVGMGGWQTGAFGEGWHEWNDRYRDRVRNFWLSDIDYARRADTAPVGIGGFATRLAGSSNTFSEERGPLASINFVTAHDGFTLRDLVSYDVKHNLGNGEQNRDGADTNRSFNHGAEGRTDDERVLATRRKAMRNLLGTLLLSAGVPMITAGDEMGRTQRGNNNAYCHDSALTWLSWDLAPWQRDLFAHTQRLLQVRRENPALRPKRFARAGESIPSASVMEWFDEHGETMSSERWTDPSHRTLQYLATSTPEEEALNRILLVVHGDERPVEVTLPVVDGAQRYVSLWSSDEEAPTEQGDAFAPGELIDLGGTSMRLFRVE encoded by the coding sequence ATGGTCCGACCCGAGACTGTCCTTCCCCCGCACCCCGGTCTGCTTGACAGCACGTTCGACGACCTCGGCGTGACCTTCGGCCCCCACGGCGGAACCCTCCGCGTGTGGTCGGGGCACGCCGATGCGATGCAGCTCCTCGTCTTCGACGACGTCGACCTCGACTGGGCGACGGAGACCCTTCCGATGGCGCCCGTGGGCGACGGTGTCTTCGAGGCGACGACCCCGCTCCTGCGCCCCGGCGCGCGGTACGCGATCCGCGTGGGCGGCCCGCACGGGCCGGGGAACACCTTCAATCCGCAGTCCCTGCTCATCGAGCCGTACTCACGCGGACTCGTCTCCGGAAACTACGGCGACTGGCGCTCCGTCGTGGTGGACGGCGGCTTCGACTGGGGATCGTCCGTCAAGCCCCGCGTCCCGATGGACCGCACGGTCATCTACGAGGGGCACGTCAAAGGCCTGACGAAGCGGCATCCGCTCGTCCCTCCCGCTCTTCACGGCACGTACGCCGGTCTCGCGCACCCCGCCATGATCGATCACTTCCACTCTCTCGGGATCACGAGCGTCCAACTCCTCCCCGTTCACGCCTTCGCGACCGAGCCCCGCCTGCTCCAACTCGGGCTGTCGAACTACTGGGGCTACAACTCGCTGAACTTCTTCACCCCGCACGGCGACTACGCGACGGCGGGAAGTCGCGCCGCGGGCCCCGAGGCGGTCCTGCGCGAGTTCAAGGGCATGGTGAAGCTCCTCCACGAGGCGGGTCTCGAGGTCATCCTCGATGTCGTCTACAACCACACCGCCGAAGAGAGCATCGGGGGCCCCCGCACGAGTCTCCGCGGCATCGACAACCGCTCGTACTACCGCCAGACCGCTGAAGGCGTGTACATCGACGAGACGGGATGCGGGAACGCGGTGAACACGTCGACGGATGCCGCTGCGCGCCTCGTGCTCGACTCCCTGCGCTACTGGGCGAACGACGTCCAGATCGACGGCTTCCGCTTCGACCTCGCGGTAACGCTCGGACGCGACGAGAACCATTCCTTCACGCCCGACCATCCGCTGCTGCAGGCCATCCGCGACGACGAGCAGCTGGCGGGGACGAAGCTCATCGCCGAGCCGTGGGACGTCGGCATGGGCGGGTGGCAGACCGGTGCCTTCGGAGAGGGCTGGCACGAGTGGAACGATCGCTACCGCGATCGGGTGCGCAACTTCTGGCTGAGCGACATCGATTACGCCCGGCGGGCGGACACCGCGCCGGTCGGCATCGGCGGGTTCGCCACGCGCCTCGCGGGGTCGTCGAACACCTTCTCCGAGGAGCGCGGCCCGCTCGCGAGCATCAACTTCGTGACCGCGCACGACGGCTTCACGCTTCGCGACCTCGTCTCGTACGACGTCAAGCACAACCTCGGCAACGGGGAGCAGAACCGCGACGGCGCCGACACGAACCGCTCGTTCAACCACGGCGCCGAGGGGCGTACCGATGACGAGCGGGTGCTCGCCACGCGCCGCAAGGCGATGCGCAACCTCCTGGGGACGCTCCTGCTCTCGGCCGGCGTCCCCATGATCACGGCGGGCGACGAAATGGGCCGCACCCAGCGCGGCAACAACAACGCGTACTGCCACGACTCCGCGCTCACGTGGCTCTCCTGGGACCTCGCGCCCTGGCAACGCGACCTGTTCGCCCACACCCAGCGGCTCTTGCAGGTGCGGCGCGAGAACCCGGCGCTGCGCCCCAAGCGTTTCGCGCGAGCGGGCGAGAGCATCCCCTCCGCCTCCGTCATGGAGTGGTTCGACGAGCACGGCGAGACGATGTCGAGCGAGCGCTGGACGGATCCGTCGCATCGGACCCTGCAATACCTCGCGACCTCGACGCCC
- a CDS encoding long-chain-fatty-acid--CoA ligase, translating into MTSFDPPRTWTHSYAAGVPEDLEPQTGSLVDIVDASARDYPDAPALQFFGRETTYAALSADISRAAAALAAHGVRAGDPVAIVLPNCPQHIVAFYAVLRLGAVVVEHNPLYTARELRKQFEDHGAKHAIVWSKVVRTVQDFPADLRVSTLVSVDVTAAMPLRTRVALRLPIAKAREARAALTEKTRDATPWTDLVRHAPLPETHPRPGSSDLAIIQYTSGTTGTPKGAMLTHANLLANAAQARAWVPQIVRGEGCVVYAVLPMFHAYGLTLCLTFAMSMGARLVLFPKFDPDLVLAVTKKHPATFLPLVPPIAERLLAAAEAKGVSLQGTDVAISGAMALPHDLVVPFEKATGGYLVEGYGLSECSPVLMANPVADNRVAGTVGLPLPGTECRVVDPEDPRVDVERGELLVRGPQVFSGYYGKPEATDDVFVDGWFRTGDIVTIDDSGFVRIVDRIKELIITGGFNVAPTEVENVLRQHPSVADVAVVGVPSEHSGEEVVAAVVPTTPGAFDSEAVRAFARGILTPYKVPRRIVVVEELPKSLIGKVLRRQVRDQLLGS; encoded by the coding sequence GTGACCAGCTTCGATCCGCCCCGTACCTGGACCCACAGCTACGCCGCCGGAGTTCCCGAAGACCTCGAACCCCAGACGGGTTCTCTCGTGGACATCGTCGACGCCTCGGCCCGCGATTACCCCGACGCGCCCGCGCTGCAGTTCTTCGGCCGCGAGACGACCTACGCCGCACTGTCGGCCGACATCTCCCGCGCTGCGGCAGCCCTGGCGGCTCACGGCGTGCGAGCGGGCGACCCCGTCGCCATCGTTCTGCCGAACTGCCCCCAGCACATCGTCGCGTTCTATGCCGTCCTCCGCCTCGGCGCGGTGGTCGTCGAGCACAACCCGCTCTACACCGCGCGCGAGCTCCGCAAGCAGTTCGAGGACCACGGCGCGAAACACGCGATCGTCTGGAGCAAGGTCGTCCGGACGGTCCAAGACTTCCCCGCCGACCTGCGCGTGTCGACGCTCGTGTCCGTGGACGTGACCGCGGCGATGCCGTTGCGGACACGAGTGGCGTTGCGTCTGCCGATCGCGAAAGCGCGCGAGGCCCGTGCCGCCCTGACCGAGAAGACACGGGATGCCACCCCCTGGACGGATCTCGTCCGCCACGCCCCGCTGCCCGAGACGCATCCGCGCCCAGGCTCGTCCGATCTGGCGATCATCCAGTACACCAGCGGCACCACGGGGACCCCCAAGGGGGCCATGTTGACTCACGCCAACCTCCTCGCGAATGCGGCCCAGGCTCGAGCGTGGGTTCCGCAGATCGTGCGCGGCGAGGGCTGCGTGGTCTACGCGGTCCTTCCGATGTTCCACGCGTACGGCCTCACGCTCTGCCTGACCTTCGCCATGTCGATGGGCGCGAGGCTCGTGCTCTTTCCCAAGTTCGACCCCGACCTGGTGCTCGCCGTGACGAAGAAGCACCCCGCGACGTTCCTTCCCCTCGTGCCCCCGATCGCGGAGCGCTTGCTCGCCGCGGCCGAGGCGAAAGGCGTCTCGCTCCAGGGCACCGATGTCGCGATCTCCGGGGCGATGGCCCTCCCGCACGATCTCGTGGTCCCGTTCGAGAAGGCGACGGGCGGCTACCTCGTCGAGGGATACGGACTGAGCGAGTGCTCTCCCGTCCTCATGGCGAATCCCGTGGCCGACAATCGCGTCGCGGGCACAGTCGGCCTGCCCCTCCCCGGGACGGAATGCCGAGTCGTCGACCCGGAGGATCCCCGCGTCGATGTCGAGCGGGGAGAACTCCTCGTCCGTGGTCCGCAGGTGTTCTCGGGCTACTACGGCAAGCCCGAGGCGACGGACGACGTCTTCGTCGACGGGTGGTTCCGCACGGGAGACATCGTCACGATCGACGACTCCGGCTTCGTGCGGATCGTCGATCGCATCAAGGAACTCATCATCACCGGCGGGTTCAATGTCGCACCGACCGAGGTCGAGAACGTCCTCCGGCAGCACCCCTCGGTGGCGGACGTCGCCGTGGTGGGCGTGCCCAGCGAACACTCGGGCGAAGAGGTCGTCGCCGCGGTGGTTCCGACGACGCCCGGCGCATTCGATTCCGAGGCGGTCCGGGCGTTCGCTCGCGGCATCCTGACGCCGTACAAGGTCCCGCGCCGGATCGTGGTCGTCGAAGAGCTCCCGAAGTCGCTCATCGGCAAGGTGCTCCGCCGCCAGGTGCGGGATCAGCTCCTCGGGAGCTGA
- a CDS encoding cysteine desulfurase family protein — translation MQVYLDHAATTPLRAEAREAWLAAHEVLGNPSSIHGAGQAARRLLEDARDELARVLHCQPIEIVFTSGGTEAANLALKGLWWARTAGTQAVVLPDGEHHATLDVVGWLASRSGAEVRAVPLDGLGRIDSEAFIAAVPGAALATALVANNEVGTLQDATALASAASGAGVPLHLDAVSALGSVPVDFAGWRGPGSDRGGLAAMSVSAHKVGGPVGVGAAVVSRHATLTPLVHGGGQQRGLRAGTQDVAGAAAFAAAATAAEAERESEGRRVAELRDRLVDGIRRSVPEARLLGDPTNRLPGNAHVLFPDAAGETLLFLLDMAGIAVSTGSACQAGVAEPSHVVLALGLGERAARSVLRFTLGRTSTVADVDAVLARLPDAYARAVASGARSGPAS, via the coding sequence ATGCAGGTCTACCTCGATCACGCAGCGACGACTCCTCTGCGCGCAGAAGCTCGCGAGGCGTGGCTCGCCGCACACGAGGTGCTCGGCAACCCCTCCTCGATCCACGGCGCGGGCCAGGCCGCCCGGCGCCTGCTCGAGGACGCGCGCGACGAGCTCGCGCGGGTGCTGCACTGCCAGCCCATCGAGATCGTCTTCACCTCCGGCGGCACCGAAGCGGCCAACCTGGCGCTGAAAGGGTTGTGGTGGGCCCGGACGGCGGGGACGCAGGCCGTGGTCCTTCCCGACGGCGAGCACCACGCGACCCTCGACGTCGTCGGCTGGCTCGCGTCCCGTTCGGGTGCCGAGGTCCGGGCCGTTCCGCTGGACGGCCTCGGCCGCATCGATTCCGAGGCCTTCATCGCCGCGGTTCCCGGCGCGGCGCTGGCGACCGCGCTCGTGGCCAACAACGAGGTCGGAACGCTGCAGGATGCCACGGCCCTGGCGTCCGCGGCATCCGGGGCCGGGGTGCCCCTGCATCTCGACGCGGTCTCGGCGCTCGGGAGCGTGCCGGTCGACTTCGCGGGATGGCGCGGTCCGGGATCCGACCGCGGAGGACTCGCGGCGATGTCGGTGTCGGCGCACAAGGTCGGCGGACCCGTCGGAGTGGGGGCGGCGGTCGTCTCTCGCCATGCGACCCTGACTCCGCTGGTCCACGGCGGGGGACAACAGCGCGGGCTTCGCGCCGGGACGCAGGATGTCGCCGGCGCGGCCGCGTTCGCGGCGGCGGCGACGGCGGCCGAGGCGGAGCGCGAGAGCGAGGGGCGGCGCGTGGCGGAGTTGCGCGATCGGCTGGTGGATGGCATCCGTCGATCCGTTCCCGAGGCTCGCCTGCTGGGCGATCCGACGAATCGGCTTCCGGGTAACGCGCATGTGCTGTTCCCGGATGCCGCGGGCGAGACGCTGCTGTTCCTGCTCGACATGGCGGGGATCGCGGTGTCTACGGGATCCGCGTGTCAGGCGGGGGTGGCCGAACCCTCGCACGTGGTGCTCGCGCTCGGGCTCGGCGAACGTGCTGCGCGGTCGGTCCTGCGTTTCACCCTCGGGCGCACCTCGACAGTCGCGGACGTGGACGCCGTGCTCGCCCGGCTCCCCGACGCGTACGCCCGGGCGGTGGCATCCGGAGCCCGTTCAGGTCCCGCTTCGTAG
- the ligA gene encoding NAD-dependent DNA ligase LigA yields the protein MTEHDQLPDLSLDDARAEAIDLTQRITDAREAYYGRDAELVDDATYDGWMHRLEALERRHPELQGQDSPTLSVGAAEATDLATIEHAERMLSLDNVFSPDELRDWAVKTEAAAGRAVHWLSELKIDGLAISLRYENGVLTSAATRGDGRVGEIVTENALRLADVPRELGGEGHPPIVEVRGEVFIPVAKFENLNRLQGEYRDRAVAEARERHAGRRAGRPFDEEKAEQAAARRFPAFANPRNAASGGLRQQIDKKTGLELEAGLARIESLSLYVHGIGAWPDPPVAAQSEIYDLLASWGLPTSPYSRVESSIDGVLSFVAHYGEHRHDVEHEIDGVVVKVDELALHDELGATSRAPRWAIAYKYPPEQVNTKLLDIVVSVGRTGRATPFAVMEPAKVAGSVVRQATLHNQDVVKVKGVLIGDTVVLRKAGDVIPEVLGPVVELRDGTERAFVMPADCPECGTPLRPAKEGDIDLRCPNARSCPAQVRGRVEHIGSRGALDIEALGEVTAAALTQPEVPERPPLDTEAGLFDLTVEQLVPIEVVVRDSETGERKVDPETGELVRRAPFQKLGPASYPPGAENLDPAERRRRGIRKDYREVLPSEQATKLVAELEKAKTKDLWRLLVSLNIRHVGPVAARALAQWFGSLDAIRAATREELAAVEGVGGIIADAVIDWFEVDWHREIVETWSRAGVRFSIPGHPGPGAAAAAGGVLAGLTVVATGSLDGYTREGAQEAILAAGGKAASSVSKKTDFVAAGPGAGSKLAKAEELGLRILDAAQFRILVEQGPGALDGVGSDGSGEDEPATPSVE from the coding sequence GTGACCGAGCACGATCAGCTTCCCGACCTCAGCCTCGATGACGCGCGCGCAGAGGCCATCGACCTGACGCAGCGCATCACCGACGCGCGCGAGGCCTACTACGGGCGGGACGCCGAGCTCGTCGACGATGCGACCTATGACGGATGGATGCATCGGCTCGAGGCTCTCGAGCGCCGCCACCCCGAGTTGCAGGGGCAGGACAGCCCGACGCTGTCCGTCGGCGCGGCCGAGGCGACGGACCTGGCGACGATCGAACACGCCGAGCGCATGCTGAGCCTCGACAACGTCTTCTCGCCCGACGAGCTGCGCGATTGGGCGGTCAAGACCGAAGCAGCCGCGGGCCGCGCGGTGCACTGGCTCAGTGAGTTGAAGATCGACGGCCTCGCGATCAGCCTGCGGTACGAGAACGGTGTGCTGACCTCGGCGGCGACCCGCGGTGACGGGCGCGTCGGCGAGATCGTCACGGAGAACGCCCTGCGTCTCGCGGACGTGCCCCGCGAGCTCGGGGGGGAGGGGCACCCTCCGATCGTGGAGGTCCGCGGCGAGGTCTTCATCCCCGTCGCGAAGTTCGAGAACCTCAACCGTCTGCAGGGCGAGTACCGGGACCGGGCTGTCGCCGAGGCGCGGGAGCGTCACGCCGGTCGTCGCGCCGGCCGCCCCTTCGACGAAGAGAAGGCCGAGCAGGCGGCCGCGCGACGCTTCCCCGCCTTCGCCAACCCCCGCAACGCCGCGAGCGGGGGCCTGCGCCAGCAGATCGACAAGAAGACGGGTCTCGAGCTCGAGGCCGGCCTCGCGCGCATCGAGTCGCTCTCCCTCTACGTGCACGGCATCGGCGCCTGGCCCGACCCGCCGGTCGCTGCCCAGAGCGAGATCTACGACCTCCTTGCTTCGTGGGGGCTGCCCACCTCGCCTTACAGCCGCGTCGAGTCGAGCATCGACGGCGTCCTCTCGTTCGTCGCGCATTACGGCGAGCACCGGCACGACGTCGAGCACGAGATCGACGGCGTGGTCGTCAAAGTCGACGAGCTTGCGCTTCACGACGAGCTTGGGGCGACGAGCAGGGCTCCGCGCTGGGCGATCGCGTACAAGTACCCGCCCGAGCAGGTGAACACGAAGCTGCTCGACATCGTCGTCTCGGTGGGCCGCACAGGGCGAGCGACGCCGTTCGCCGTGATGGAGCCGGCGAAGGTGGCCGGGAGCGTCGTCCGCCAGGCCACCCTGCACAACCAGGACGTCGTGAAGGTGAAGGGTGTCCTCATCGGCGACACCGTCGTCCTGCGGAAGGCCGGAGACGTCATCCCCGAGGTCCTCGGACCCGTCGTGGAACTGCGCGACGGCACCGAACGCGCGTTCGTCATGCCCGCGGACTGTCCCGAGTGCGGGACACCGCTGCGACCCGCGAAAGAGGGCGACATCGACCTTCGGTGTCCCAACGCACGGTCGTGCCCCGCCCAGGTCCGCGGGCGCGTGGAACACATCGGCTCGCGCGGCGCGCTCGACATCGAGGCGCTCGGTGAGGTCACCGCCGCCGCGCTGACGCAGCCCGAAGTGCCGGAGCGCCCGCCCCTCGACACCGAGGCGGGCTTGTTCGACCTCACCGTGGAGCAGCTCGTGCCGATCGAGGTCGTGGTCCGCGACTCCGAGACGGGCGAACGCAAGGTCGATCCGGAAACGGGCGAGCTCGTACGACGTGCCCCGTTCCAGAAGCTCGGTCCCGCATCGTATCCGCCGGGTGCCGAGAACCTCGATCCGGCGGAACGACGACGCCGCGGCATCCGAAAGGACTACCGCGAAGTGCTCCCGTCCGAGCAGGCGACGAAGCTCGTCGCCGAGCTCGAGAAGGCGAAGACGAAAGACCTGTGGCGCCTGCTGGTCTCGCTCAACATCCGCCACGTCGGTCCCGTGGCGGCGCGCGCACTCGCGCAGTGGTTCGGATCTCTGGATGCCATCCGCGCGGCGACGCGAGAGGAGCTCGCCGCGGTCGAGGGTGTGGGCGGCATCATCGCCGACGCGGTGATCGACTGGTTCGAGGTGGACTGGCACCGGGAGATCGTCGAGACCTGGTCCCGCGCGGGCGTGCGGTTCTCCATCCCGGGGCACCCGGGTCCGGGAGCGGCGGCGGCCGCGGGCGGCGTTCTCGCGGGGCTCACCGTGGTGGCCACGGGGTCGCTCGACGGCTATACCCGCGAGGGCGCGCAAGAGGCGATCCTCGCCGCGGGAGGCAAGGCGGCCTCGAGCGTCTCGAAGAAGACCGACTTCGTGGCGGCCGGACCGGGTGCCGGCTCGAAACTCGCGAAGGCCGAGGAGCTGGGCCTGCGGATCCTGGATGCCGCGCAGTTCCGCATTCTCGTCGAGCAGGGGCCGGGCGCCCTCGACGGGGTGGGGTCAGATGGATCCGGTGAAGACGAGCCGGCGACGCCCTCGGTCGAGTGA
- the mnmA gene encoding tRNA 2-thiouridine(34) synthase MnmA produces MRVLAAMSGGVDSAVAAARAVDAGHDVVGVHLALSRAGGTLRAGSRGCCTIEDAMDARRAADKLGMPFYVWDFSERFRDDVIDDFVSEYRAGRTPNPCMRCNEKIKFAALLERALELGFDAVCTGHYATLVDTPEGRELHRASDNAKDQSYVLGVLTAEQLAHTYFPLGATPSKALVRAEAEERGLTVAQKPDSHDICFIPDGDTRGWLADKVGAEKGEILDRSGAVVGTHEGAHAFTVGQRRGLQLGVPAPDGKPRFVLEVRPVNNTVVVGPKEALACAEIAGERFTWAGRAPSSTSFACDVQIRAHADPVPAFAELEDGVLTVRPDAPFDGVAPGQTAVLYDGTRVIGQFTIDRTVSAVPVEV; encoded by the coding sequence ATGCGAGTTCTGGCGGCGATGAGCGGTGGCGTCGATTCCGCCGTGGCAGCGGCGCGCGCCGTCGATGCGGGCCACGACGTGGTGGGGGTCCACCTGGCGCTCTCGCGCGCGGGCGGGACGCTGCGCGCGGGCAGCCGCGGCTGCTGCACGATCGAGGATGCCATGGACGCGCGTCGCGCGGCCGACAAGCTCGGGATGCCGTTCTACGTCTGGGACTTCTCGGAGCGGTTCCGCGACGACGTGATCGACGATTTCGTGTCCGAGTACCGCGCGGGGCGCACCCCGAACCCCTGCATGCGCTGCAACGAGAAGATCAAGTTCGCCGCTCTCCTCGAGCGGGCGCTCGAGCTCGGCTTCGATGCGGTGTGCACCGGTCATTACGCGACCCTCGTCGACACTCCGGAGGGGCGGGAGCTGCACCGGGCGTCCGACAACGCGAAGGATCAGTCGTACGTGCTCGGTGTGCTGACCGCGGAGCAGCTCGCGCACACGTACTTCCCCCTCGGCGCCACGCCGTCGAAGGCGCTCGTGCGGGCCGAGGCCGAGGAACGCGGACTCACGGTCGCACAGAAGCCCGACAGCCACGACATCTGTTTCATCCCGGACGGCGACACGCGCGGCTGGCTGGCCGACAAGGTGGGCGCGGAGAAGGGCGAGATCCTCGACCGCTCGGGGGCCGTGGTCGGCACCCACGAGGGCGCCCACGCCTTCACCGTCGGGCAGCGGCGCGGGCTGCAGCTCGGCGTGCCGGCACCCGACGGCAAGCCGCGGTTCGTGCTCGAGGTGCGCCCCGTCAACAACACCGTCGTGGTCGGGCCGAAGGAGGCTCTTGCCTGCGCCGAGATCGCGGGGGAGCGTTTCACGTGGGCGGGGCGTGCACCGTCGTCGACGTCGTTCGCGTGCGACGTGCAGATCCGCGCGCACGCCGACCCCGTTCCCGCGTTCGCGGAGCTCGAGGACGGCGTGCTCACCGTGCGGCCGGATGCCCCGTTCGACGGTGTGGCGCCGGGACAGACGGCGGTGCTGTACGACGGCACGCGCGTGATCGGGCAGTTCACCATCGACCGGACGGTGTCGGCGGTCCCGGTCGAGGTCTGA
- the gatC gene encoding Asp-tRNA(Asn)/Glu-tRNA(Gln) amidotransferase subunit GatC, which translates to MSEITPDLVRHLGVLARIQLSDEEVQSLTGQLDAIVDNIAKVSEVATPEVAATSHPIPLENVFRPDVVEQQLTREQVLQNAPDQADGRFRVTAILGEEQ; encoded by the coding sequence GTGTCTGAAATCACTCCTGATCTCGTGCGCCATCTCGGTGTGCTCGCCCGGATCCAGTTGAGCGACGAGGAGGTCCAGAGCCTCACCGGCCAGCTGGATGCCATCGTCGACAACATCGCGAAGGTGTCCGAGGTGGCGACCCCCGAGGTCGCCGCGACGAGCCACCCGATCCCGCTCGAGAACGTCTTCCGTCCCGACGTCGTGGAGCAGCAGCTCACGCGCGAGCAGGTGCTGCAGAACGCTCCCGACCAGGCCGACGGCCGGTTCCGGGTCACCGCGATCCTGGGGGAGGAACAGTGA